In Burkholderia pseudomultivorans, the DNA window TGTGGCTGCGGCGGAACAGGACGCAATAGCTCACGGCGTGCGCCGTCTGTTCCTGCTCACGACGACCGCAGCCGACTATTTCTCGGGCATCGGATATCACAAGTACGAGAGGGCGGTAGCGCCGGGCGGAATTCAGTCCACCTCGCAATTTGCGTCTCTCTGTCCCGCGTCGGCTACGTGCATGGCGAAGACGCTGTAACGGTGCGTGGCGCGCCTCGATCTTTCGCTCTATAACAGTCCCGCGACGTCTCAAAAAATGGACCTTCCCGAATAAGTCGTCAACCACTCCAGCGCCAGCGTGCTGGCTCTCCGGCAATATAACTGACGGGTAATCTCTCGGGGAGAGACTGCGCGGGCAAGTGCCCGCGCCTTCGACCACCGGGTTCGGCCAAAAAGGGCACTCGTCAGCCCTATTCCCCGGAAGCTATGGCGGCGGTTCCACCACAGCAACCGATCATTCGAACGTCGGCGTCACTGTGGATGCCGAAACGTAGCTTCACGAGAACGCAGCGTGTAGCTTCCTCCGTACCTTCGTGGTGTCGTGCACGGAAGTCGGGCGCGACGAAATCACCTCGCCCACCTCACGCCGGCGCGGTGGCACGCCGATACCTTCGAGCGATGGTCAGCCAGCCGACCCTTCGAGCCCATTGGCTTCCTCCTCGCTGGCGTTCGGGATCCGCATTTCGAAGACCTCGGTGACGCTGGTGTAGTCGTAGTAACCGAGCCGGGCCAGCGGCCGGATGCGTGGGATATCGAGTTTGCCCTCGCGCGTAACAAAGTCCTCATTGATATGGATTCGCTCCACCTGCGCGAAGACCACGTCAATTGTGCCTACGTTCGAGTTACCGGTGAAGCGATGAGTGGATAGGTAACGGCACTCGAAGTGCACGGGGCTCTCGGCGACCATTTGAACATTGCTGAGATCGGCGCGTCGCCGGGTTACGCCAACGCGATCGAACTCGCTCTCTCCTCGCGGCAGGGCCATGGCGCTGATATTGACTGCCTCGCGCAGGTCGTAGGTCGCCATATTCCAGACGAACCAGCCGGTCTGCTCGGCGTTAAGCACGGTGTCCTTGCGACGCCCGTCCGGGTACTGGTTCGCCGCGAACATCACCATCGGCGGGTCGAACGTTAGATTTTGCCACTGGCTGTATGGCGCCAGGTTGTCGATGCCGTCAGGACTGCTACTGGAGAGCCAGCCGATGGGACGGGGTACTGTGCAGCTCTTGAACGGCGAAAACGGGAGAGGGCTTTTTTCGTGGGACGGATCGTACTTCATAGCGGTTCCGAATAGTGATAGGGATTTGGAAATCGATTAAATGCCTTGGTTCGCAGACGTCGCGGCCATCACCCTTCGGATGGAGCCGGTGGAGGCGTAATAGAGACCGCCGGCGACGGCGAGCCCGATCACCCAGGCGATTTCGGCGCCGCCGAGCAGATGGGCGATGGGGCCGACGTAGAGCGAACTGTTCATGAACGGAATCTGGATCAACACGCCAAAGAAGTACGCGACAAAGGCGCCGATCCTGACAAGCCCGTACTCCCCGTCCTTGGCGAAGAACTGGGCGACCTTGTAGCGCTCGCGCCGCACCCAGTAATAGTCGACAAGATTGATAGCCGACCATGGAGTCATGAAGTAAAGCAGAAACAGCAGGAAGTTCGTGAAATTGGACAGAAAGTTGCGGCTGGCTGCGAGGGCGATGCCTAACGCGATCGCGGAGATGATGCAAACGAAGGCTGCGCGCTGCCGGGGGCTCACGCGGTCTTGGCCGGTCAGGCTGGTGACGATCGTAGTGAGCGACATGCATCCGCCGTAGGAGCTCAGGGTATTGCCGGTAAGCTTGCCGCAAATCACGGCGAGCAAAACGAGCGGCCAGATCGCCCCGCCGAGGGCGGCAAGGTAACCCACCTGGTCACTGCTGAACGCGGCGCCGCCGAGGGCCGCAGCGAGCGCGCCGAGGATCATCGCGACGGAGCCTCCAAGCACACTGCCGAGGAACGTCCAGCCGATGGTCGCTCGTGTGGAGGTTTCCGCGGGCAGGTAGCGGGAATAGTCGGCGATGTAGGGGCCGAACGTGAGCTGCCAGGAGGCCGAGATTGAGATGCCCAGCGCGAACGGCGCGGCGGCAAAGCCGTGGGTCGCAGGGATGGGCATGTTCCCGTCCGCGATGATCCGGACCAGCAGGATGGCAAACGCGACACCGCTGAGCACCGCAGCTACTCGTGAGAACGCGTGGATGTACCGGTAGCCGACGATGGCGAGGGCGGTGGACATCAATGCGAACACGACGGCGCCCGCTTGAGGGGAGATGTGAAACAGGGCGCTCATGGCCTGGCCACCCAGTACCAGCCCGGTGGCATAGAAGCCGACGTAGATCATCAGGGCCAGCACCAGCGGGAGGATTGCCCCGTAGTAGCCGAACTGGGCCCGACTCTGAATCATCTGCGGTACGCCGAGCTTCGGCCCTTGGGCTGAATGCAGGGACGTGAAGAAGCCGCCGACTGCGTTGCCGAGCACGATGGCGGGGATGGACCACATGGCGCTGTTCCCCAGAATTACGAACAGCGCCCCGGTCACCACTGCAGTGATGGACGTGTTGGCGGCAAACCATACGAAGAACAGGCTGCGCGGCGACCCGTGCCGTTCTTCTGGAGGAATGAAGTCAATCGAGCGGCGTTCGATGGTGGCGGTCTTCGTCATGGGACCTCCGGGTTGTTGGGTGAGCTTCCAGTATGCTGCCGATATATCGGTTGGATAATGGTCGTATACCCTTGCTCGACGTTGA includes these proteins:
- a CDS encoding flavin reductase family protein; this translates as MKYDPSHEKSPLPFSPFKSCTVPRPIGWLSSSSPDGIDNLAPYSQWQNLTFDPPMVMFAANQYPDGRRKDTVLNAEQTGWFVWNMATYDLREAVNISAMALPRGESEFDRVGVTRRRADLSNVQMVAESPVHFECRYLSTHRFTGNSNVGTIDVVFAQVERIHINEDFVTREGKLDIPRIRPLARLGYYDYTSVTEVFEMRIPNASEEEANGLEGSAG
- a CDS encoding purine-cytosine permease family protein produces the protein MTKTATIERRSIDFIPPEERHGSPRSLFFVWFAANTSITAVVTGALFVILGNSAMWSIPAIVLGNAVGGFFTSLHSAQGPKLGVPQMIQSRAQFGYYGAILPLVLALMIYVGFYATGLVLGGQAMSALFHISPQAGAVVFALMSTALAIVGYRYIHAFSRVAAVLSGVAFAILLVRIIADGNMPIPATHGFAAAPFALGISISASWQLTFGPYIADYSRYLPAETSTRATIGWTFLGSVLGGSVAMILGALAAALGGAAFSSDQVGYLAALGGAIWPLVLLAVICGKLTGNTLSSYGGCMSLTTIVTSLTGQDRVSPRQRAAFVCIISAIALGIALAASRNFLSNFTNFLLFLLYFMTPWSAINLVDYYWVRRERYKVAQFFAKDGEYGLVRIGAFVAYFFGVLIQIPFMNSSLYVGPIAHLLGGAEIAWVIGLAVAGGLYYASTGSIRRVMAATSANQGI